The Aeromicrobium sp. Leaf245 genome includes a region encoding these proteins:
- a CDS encoding class II glutamine amidotransferase yields the protein MCRVLAYIGPEVPVESLLLTPENSLVNQSLDPERHPQLQLAGWGFGIWSEHLLKPDEPLLYHRPMAAFYDDNAPGIVPSLQASTLLAHVRAANYDASCVLADENCHPFSFDGAPWIIAQNGDLPGWQLLQRELLQHCKDEFLSQMRGTTDTEFLYVLLLSLLKEDSDDGVQLAVEELLRLVAKAMETLDLPALTKLKMALVAPGRIIGVNAGLGHQGETAPEGDWRELRKAGPGTDDFALSMLLEPMYLSAGRDFEHDAGTYGFGQYSPEEATSAIFASEPLTDGEDDWSHLEFGHVVFLRTTDEGISQDVRALSV from the coding sequence ATGTGCCGAGTTCTCGCCTACATCGGGCCGGAGGTCCCCGTCGAGAGCCTGCTGCTCACGCCGGAGAACAGTCTGGTCAACCAGTCGCTCGACCCGGAGCGTCACCCGCAGCTCCAGCTGGCCGGGTGGGGGTTCGGCATCTGGAGCGAGCACCTGCTGAAGCCCGACGAGCCCCTGCTCTACCACCGGCCGATGGCGGCGTTCTACGACGACAACGCGCCCGGCATCGTCCCCAGCCTGCAGGCCAGCACGCTGCTGGCCCACGTGCGGGCCGCCAACTACGACGCGAGCTGCGTGCTGGCCGACGAGAACTGCCATCCCTTCTCGTTCGACGGCGCCCCGTGGATCATCGCCCAGAACGGCGACCTGCCGGGCTGGCAGCTCCTGCAGCGTGAACTGCTGCAGCACTGCAAGGACGAGTTCCTCAGCCAGATGCGCGGGACCACCGACACGGAGTTCCTGTACGTCCTGCTGCTCTCCCTCCTGAAGGAGGACAGCGACGACGGCGTGCAGCTCGCGGTGGAGGAGCTGCTGCGGCTCGTGGCCAAGGCGATGGAGACCCTCGACCTCCCGGCTCTGACCAAGCTGAAGATGGCGCTCGTCGCGCCCGGACGCATCATCGGCGTCAACGCCGGGCTCGGGCACCAGGGCGAGACCGCGCCCGAGGGCGACTGGCGCGAGCTGCGCAAGGCCGGACCGGGTACCGACGACTTCGCGCTGTCGATGCTGCTGGAGCCGATGTACCTGTCGGCGGGACGCGACTTCGAGCACGATGCCGGGACCTACGGGTTCGGGCAGTACTCGCCCGAGGAGGCGACGTCGGCCATCTTCGCCTCCGAGCCCCTGACCGACGGCGAGGACGACTGGTCCCACCTCGAGTTCGGCCACGTCGTGTTCCTGCGCACCACCGACGAGGGGATCAGCCAGGACGTCCGCGCGCTGTCGGTGTAG
- a CDS encoding GAF and ANTAR domain-containing protein has product MELQQLFSTMAVELSPQTDTEALESIGQYACRAVDADDSGILLLRARGRIETPVSTSRVVNEAHARQAELDEGPCLDVVRTDTSVLFTGDAAHDPRWPQWGVYAEDRGYSSSLSVRLAVGDRRYGSLNVYARRRDAFSTSDVDALSVLGAHASVALAAAQERAHLMRAVDNRTTIGQAQGVLMTVFDIDAESAFAYLTRLSQGRNVKLSEVAAEIVDRRSEIRSRSEG; this is encoded by the coding sequence ATGGAACTCCAGCAGCTCTTCTCCACGATGGCGGTGGAGCTGAGTCCGCAGACCGACACGGAGGCTCTCGAGAGCATCGGGCAGTACGCCTGTCGGGCCGTGGACGCCGACGACTCGGGCATCCTGCTCCTGCGAGCGCGCGGACGGATCGAGACTCCGGTCAGCACCTCACGCGTCGTGAACGAGGCGCACGCCCGACAGGCCGAGCTGGACGAGGGACCGTGCCTCGACGTGGTGCGCACCGACACCTCCGTCCTCTTCACCGGCGACGCGGCCCACGACCCCCGGTGGCCGCAGTGGGGTGTCTACGCCGAGGACCGCGGCTACTCCAGCTCCCTGAGCGTTCGCCTGGCCGTCGGCGACCGGCGCTACGGCTCCTTGAACGTGTACGCCCGGCGCCGCGACGCCTTCAGCACCAGCGACGTGGACGCCCTCAGCGTCCTCGGGGCCCACGCGTCCGTCGCCCTCGCCGCGGCGCAGGAGCGCGCCCACCTCATGCGCGCCGTCGACAACCGCACCACCATCGGACAGGCCCAGGGAGTCCTGATGACGGTCTTCGACATCGACGCCGAGTCCGCGTTCGCCTACCTCACGCGTCTCTCCCAGGGCCGCAACGTCAAGCTCAGCGAGGTGGCCGCCGAGATCGTCGATCGGCGCAGCGAGATCCGCTCCCGGTCCGAGGGCTGA
- a CDS encoding TetR/AcrR family transcriptional regulator, giving the protein MPRNRRPRDREEKSTEIVVAAATLFADDGFENTSMAKVARAAGVTTTTIYWYFEDKDALLVAVLDHLLGQALQGAEEHVEQPLTDRLLWVVERLTRQSRLVTTVHSLATSSPRVEAWHSAFHELTDAILADGLRHAGVPETQVPAMTRLGVFAVEGLLMHPLPVEEQRAVLDAFSNGHRGR; this is encoded by the coding sequence ATGCCTCGGAACCGCCGCCCCCGTGATCGCGAGGAGAAGTCCACCGAGATCGTCGTGGCAGCAGCGACGCTGTTCGCCGACGACGGGTTCGAGAACACGTCGATGGCCAAGGTCGCCCGTGCCGCCGGGGTCACCACCACGACCATCTACTGGTACTTCGAGGACAAGGACGCCCTCCTGGTGGCGGTCCTCGACCATCTCCTGGGGCAGGCGCTCCAGGGCGCGGAGGAGCACGTCGAGCAGCCTTTGACCGATCGGCTCCTGTGGGTCGTCGAGCGCCTCACCAGGCAGAGTCGGCTGGTGACGACCGTGCACTCGCTGGCCACCTCGTCCCCGAGGGTCGAGGCGTGGCACTCCGCTTTCCACGAGCTGACGGACGCCATCCTCGCCGACGGGTTGCGGCACGCAGGCGTTCCCGAGACCCAAGTGCCCGCGATGACGCGTCTGGGGGTCTTTGCCGTCGAGGGACTGCTCATGCATCCGCTGCCGGTCGAGGAGCAGCGCGCCGTCCTCGACGCGTTCTCGAACGGACACCGAGGTCGCTGA
- a CDS encoding alpha/beta hydrolase: MVASSDAFTTSEEWFDSSGTRCAARVYRPSGAPQERPVVVMAHGFGSVRALRLYAYAERFVAAGYVVVVFDYRGFGESDGEPRQVLDIAMQHQDWRAALGHARSLDGVDRSRVVAWGTSFAGGHVITIAGQGEPLAAIIAQVPHVSGPAAVRSTGLRAALRAVVPGVRDVVGARLGRDPVYIASVDVPGRTAMMTSPDAYAGMLRLVHESGLSEDAYPRTVAARIALSIGAYSPRRWAAGIECPALVQIVSQDAITPRRVAERAAATIRRSTVHVYDGGHFDPYVEPLFETVVSDQLAFLLRHVPPTPTRSKETS, encoded by the coding sequence ATGGTCGCGTCCAGCGACGCCTTCACGACGTCGGAGGAGTGGTTCGACTCCTCCGGCACCCGCTGTGCCGCTCGGGTGTACCGACCCTCCGGCGCTCCGCAGGAGCGTCCCGTCGTGGTGATGGCCCACGGGTTCGGGTCGGTGCGTGCGCTCCGGCTCTACGCCTACGCCGAGCGCTTTGTCGCAGCCGGGTACGTCGTCGTGGTCTTCGACTACCGCGGCTTCGGTGAGAGCGACGGCGAGCCACGACAGGTGCTGGACATCGCCATGCAGCACCAGGACTGGCGGGCGGCCCTCGGGCACGCCAGGTCCCTCGACGGAGTCGATCGCAGTCGCGTCGTGGCGTGGGGCACCTCCTTCGCCGGTGGCCACGTCATCACCATCGCCGGGCAGGGAGAGCCTCTGGCGGCGATCATCGCCCAGGTCCCCCACGTCAGTGGCCCCGCCGCTGTCAGGTCGACCGGGCTGCGCGCCGCCCTACGTGCCGTCGTGCCGGGCGTCCGCGACGTCGTCGGTGCTCGACTGGGCCGCGACCCCGTCTACATCGCGAGCGTCGACGTCCCGGGCCGCACCGCGATGATGACCTCCCCCGACGCCTACGCCGGGATGCTCCGGCTCGTGCACGAGTCCGGCCTGTCGGAGGACGCCTATCCCCGAACGGTCGCGGCACGCATCGCTTTGAGCATCGGCGCGTACTCACCTCGCCGCTGGGCGGCCGGCATCGAGTGCCCGGCGCTCGTCCAGATCGTCTCGCAGGACGCGATCACTCCCCGACGTGTCGCGGAGCGGGCCGCGGCCACGATCCGACGGTCCACCGTCCACGTCTACGACGGCGGCCACTTCGATCCCTACGTCGAGCCCCTGTTCGAGACGGTCGTCTCGGACCAGCTCGCCTTCCTCCTGCGACACGTACCCCCGACGCCGACCCGCTCGAAGGAGACCTCATGA
- a CDS encoding SDR family oxidoreductase, with protein sequence MTVPTRTALVTGASAGIGATFARTLAAEGLDLVLVARRKDRLDELAQELTDAHGVRCEVLAADLSDPDAPRAIMAFVEDRGLVVDVLVNNAGMSGSTAFAETPWDSLAAELQVMVTAVTELTHLVVPGMKQRRWGRIVNLSSLAAFAPPGESLLYTGIKSYVLDMSQALDMELKPFGVHVTALCPGFTHSEFHQTMGSAEAASALPSVLWQEPEAVVRAGWASVNAGKPVCVPGLVNKVLSHGMRPVPFRLQYVLGRTFNPFKH encoded by the coding sequence ATGACCGTTCCCACCCGTACCGCACTCGTCACCGGAGCATCCGCCGGCATCGGTGCCACCTTCGCCCGCACCCTCGCGGCCGAGGGTCTGGACCTCGTCCTCGTCGCCCGACGCAAGGACAGGCTCGACGAGCTCGCCCAGGAGCTCACCGACGCCCACGGCGTGCGCTGCGAGGTCCTCGCCGCGGACCTGAGCGACCCGGACGCGCCGAGGGCGATCATGGCGTTCGTCGAGGACCGGGGACTCGTCGTCGACGTCCTCGTCAACAACGCCGGCATGTCGGGCAGCACCGCCTTCGCCGAGACCCCGTGGGACTCGCTGGCTGCCGAGCTCCAGGTGATGGTGACCGCCGTGACCGAGCTGACGCACCTCGTCGTCCCGGGCATGAAGCAGCGGCGCTGGGGTCGGATCGTCAACCTGTCCTCCCTCGCGGCCTTCGCCCCGCCCGGCGAGAGCCTGCTCTACACCGGCATCAAGAGCTACGTCCTCGACATGTCCCAGGCGCTGGACATGGAGCTCAAGCCCTTCGGCGTCCACGTCACGGCGCTCTGTCCCGGGTTCACCCACAGCGAGTTCCACCAGACGATGGGAAGCGCGGAGGCCGCCTCCGCGCTTCCGTCCGTCCTCTGGCAGGAGCCCGAGGCCGTCGTGCGCGCGGGGTGGGCGTCGGTCAACGCAGGCAAGCCCGTGTGCGTGCCCGGCCTTGTCAACAAGGTCCTCTCCCACGGCATGCGGCCGGTGCCGTTCCGCCTCCAGTACGTCCTGGGCAGGACGTTCAACCCGTTCAAGCACTGA